From Novipirellula artificiosorum, the proteins below share one genomic window:
- a CDS encoding calmodulin-binding protein, producing the protein MLRHLLIAAVVSCSCFALADSASAEQHAYGQNWGGQAGSRDWNRFYHYPYVYYPQNFYSQEYFQSSDSMYYRYPPEMRIPVYNKKWHNYYPSSRRFHQGHHFILDVF; encoded by the coding sequence ATGCTCCGCCATTTACTGATTGCTGCTGTGGTCTCGTGCAGTTGTTTCGCCCTCGCGGATTCCGCCTCGGCCGAACAGCATGCCTACGGCCAAAACTGGGGTGGCCAAGCCGGCTCCCGCGATTGGAATCGCTTTTACCACTATCCGTACGTTTACTATCCGCAGAACTTCTACAGCCAAGAGTATTTCCAGAGCAGTGATAGCATGTACTACCGCTATCCGCCAGAAATGCGAATCCCGGTTTACAATAAGAAGTGGCACAACTATTACCCCAGCAGCCGCCGCTTTCACCAAGGACATCATTTCATCTTGGACGTGTTCTAG
- a CDS encoding DUF3299 domain-containing protein yields MSTADDAVDFPYRAVNRPAIASVFFFILALPGLIPTFAPMLVLAFVGLGTALVGARAIRRYPNEYSGGGLAMFGMIANLSLLIGGSSLHAYIFMTEVPEGYQRVPFYQLQQPDEGPDFPTEFATGIDGEDVFIKGYIHPSSGSGLLRQFILVPDLGTCCFGGQPKSTAMIEVTLAGGKSVEGGMIKRKLAGKFTVNRVPHKKTDFDNIVFYRLKADQVR; encoded by the coding sequence ATGTCGACAGCCGATGATGCGGTCGATTTTCCTTATCGAGCGGTTAACCGACCAGCCATTGCGTCGGTGTTTTTTTTCATTCTCGCTTTGCCGGGTCTGATTCCAACGTTTGCCCCGATGTTGGTTCTTGCCTTCGTTGGCTTGGGAACGGCTTTGGTCGGGGCGCGTGCGATCCGCCGCTACCCCAACGAGTACAGCGGTGGTGGATTAGCGATGTTTGGCATGATTGCGAATTTGTCGCTCCTGATCGGCGGCAGCTCGTTGCATGCGTACATTTTCATGACCGAGGTCCCCGAGGGTTACCAGCGCGTTCCGTTTTACCAGCTTCAGCAACCCGACGAGGGTCCCGACTTCCCCACCGAATTTGCTACCGGTATTGACGGTGAAGACGTTTTCATTAAGGGTTACATCCACCCGTCGTCTGGGAGCGGATTGTTGCGCCAATTCATTCTTGTCCCCGACCTTGGCACTTGTTGCTTTGGAGGCCAACCCAAGAGCACTGCGATGATCGAAGTCACGCTGGCGGGTGGAAAAAGCGTGGAGGGTGGGATGATCAAGCGGAAATTGGCGGGCAAATTCACCGTCAATCGCGTGCCTCACAAGAAGACGGATTTCGACAACATCGTCTTCTATCGGCTGAAAGCCGACCAAGTTCGCTAA
- a CDS encoding DUF3299 domain-containing protein, whose translation MLSLLVAFFFAASSSVISAQGPQRSQMPETRKPVEVRKSSEASLAKGDITFDDLKFDIEKDGVFDKSRLTKEVKGLEGVKVKLRGYILPSTLFKETDIDQFVLVRDNQECCFGPGAALFDCVIIEMVPGKTTDFVTRPVTVEGKFKIDTEKYKYPGGQGPGGASHFAIFKIAGEAVK comes from the coding sequence ATGCTGTCTCTGCTGGTGGCGTTTTTTTTTGCGGCGTCGAGTTCGGTGATTTCGGCTCAAGGCCCTCAGCGGAGCCAGATGCCCGAGACTCGTAAACCGGTCGAAGTGCGAAAGAGCAGTGAAGCGTCGCTGGCAAAAGGCGATATCACGTTTGACGATTTAAAGTTTGACATCGAGAAAGATGGTGTCTTCGATAAGTCGCGTTTGACCAAAGAGGTGAAGGGGCTGGAAGGTGTGAAGGTCAAGCTTCGCGGCTACATTCTACCGAGCACGCTATTCAAGGAAACCGACATCGACCAGTTTGTCTTGGTGCGAGACAACCAAGAGTGTTGTTTCGGGCCGGGGGCAGCGCTTTTCGATTGCGTCATTATCGAGATGGTTCCCGGTAAAACCACTGATTTTGTCACCCGCCCCGTGACCGTCGAGGGCAAGTTCAAGATCGACACCGAGAAATACAAATACCCGGGTGGCCAGGGTCCGGGTGGCGCCAGTCACTTTGCCATCTTCAAAATTGCCGGTGAAGCGGTCAAATAG
- a CDS encoding OmpA/MotB family protein, with product MPRRLCLLVTALFGGVLLGCSQNPYLASSPGGAWQVPQSVAVQPSEAQIAELNRRVQLLDDNNRQLHTQLAQSEQQSQVYRDELNLVRTQLADTTQRLESTAIAAKEAENRVRGFQASTQMRGGTSIQANTDLTQAASRLNLGGVPVERNGDVIRVIVSSDHLFQPGTIQLLPQAATTLDPIAAQLRSVFPRQRIGIEGYTDDAPLYGGQVATSHQLTAGQAASVLDLLTRRAGMPSQQLFTVAQGANNPRQPNTSAAGRAANRRIELVVYPETF from the coding sequence ATGCCCCGCAGACTGTGTCTGTTGGTGACCGCTCTGTTTGGCGGTGTTCTTCTCGGATGTAGTCAGAATCCCTACTTGGCCAGCTCACCCGGCGGGGCGTGGCAGGTCCCGCAAAGTGTCGCGGTTCAGCCCTCGGAGGCCCAAATCGCCGAGTTGAACCGACGCGTTCAGTTGCTCGACGACAATAACCGACAATTGCACACCCAATTGGCTCAGAGTGAGCAACAGTCGCAGGTCTATCGCGACGAGTTGAATCTCGTCCGTACCCAGCTTGCCGATACGACTCAGAGGCTCGAGTCGACGGCGATCGCAGCCAAAGAGGCCGAGAACCGCGTCCGTGGCTTCCAAGCTTCGACCCAAATGCGCGGCGGAACCAGTATTCAAGCCAACACGGATTTGACGCAAGCAGCGAGTCGATTGAATCTGGGAGGCGTTCCGGTCGAGAGAAACGGGGACGTGATTCGTGTCATCGTCTCATCCGATCATCTGTTCCAACCGGGGACGATTCAGTTGTTGCCCCAGGCAGCCACCACGCTGGATCCCATCGCGGCTCAACTGCGAAGTGTCTTTCCGCGACAACGAATTGGAATCGAAGGCTATACCGATGATGCACCCTTGTATGGAGGCCAGGTCGCGACCAGTCACCAATTGACAGCCGGTCAAGCGGCTTCGGTCCTCGACTTGTTGACGCGTCGTGCGGGCATGCCATCGCAACAATTGTTCACGGTGGCTCAAGGTGCCAACAACCCGCGTCAACCCAACACCTCGGCTGCCGGTCGCGCAGCCAACCGTCGCATCGAGTTAGTCGTCTATCCTGAGACGTTCTAG
- a CDS encoding ATP-binding cassette domain-containing protein: MLKVHSLVKSFSVDAGEVRAVDELSFLVPKQEVYGLLGPNGAGKTTTLRMILGLLDPDQGYAEVEGIRTAQDPIAVKSRLGFVSASDGVYPWLSVREMLLYFADLYAVDPDVAHRRAEELSGMMGIEKLLDRRAGTLSTGQRQRVTLVRGLIHDPPVMLLDEPTRGLDVVGVQTIFEYIDHLRDVGKAVVVCTHRLDEAERLCDRFGLLHQGRLQYEGTMGELRAATHREHLVDMFVDLMSTATA, from the coding sequence ATGTTGAAAGTGCACTCGCTTGTCAAGTCCTTTTCGGTCGATGCGGGAGAGGTGCGCGCGGTGGATGAGCTTTCGTTTCTGGTGCCGAAACAAGAAGTCTACGGGCTGCTTGGGCCGAATGGGGCAGGCAAGACGACCACGCTGCGGATGATTCTCGGCCTACTCGATCCTGACCAGGGGTATGCGGAAGTGGAGGGGATCCGAACGGCTCAGGATCCGATCGCGGTGAAGTCGCGATTGGGTTTTGTTTCGGCAAGCGACGGAGTCTATCCGTGGCTGAGCGTTCGTGAGATGTTGCTCTATTTTGCCGATCTTTACGCGGTCGATCCGGATGTGGCCCACCGCCGTGCCGAAGAGCTCTCTGGGATGATGGGGATCGAAAAGTTGCTTGATCGGCGTGCCGGCACGCTCAGCACCGGACAGCGGCAGCGAGTGACGCTTGTGCGCGGCTTGATTCATGATCCTCCCGTCATGTTGCTCGATGAACCGACGCGAGGACTGGATGTGGTCGGAGTGCAAACGATTTTCGAGTACATTGATCATTTGAGGGATGTGGGAAAAGCGGTCGTCGTCTGCACTCACCGTCTCGATGAGGCCGAGCGGTTATGTGATCGCTTCGGATTGCTTCACCAAGGACGATTACAATACGAAGGTACCATGGGCGAACTACGAGCGGCGACTCATCGCGAGCACTTGGTGGATATGTTCGTTGATCTGATGAGTACAGCCACGGCATGA
- a CDS encoding ABC transporter permease subunit/CPBP intramembrane protease, protein MSGNTTQSRILRLCQKELRETIRDRRTVATLLLMPLLLYPLLSMALNRFLLTSDVGAANVFLVGLASEQEGELLTAYLNDPNSQPPDSILQSSSGDLANFDMRLIENQDPVDALKENVVDVAVSIKLGDTPEFTITAYQGDGASETARRILVERLQWVRSNIAQRFATEHSDNYRPPAEVFVRTVGDSERMPLLATIVPLVLVLMTITGAVYPAIDLTAGERERGTMESLMASPVPRFYVLFAKYVAVVIVALLTAMINLLAMFTTLWASGMLRFLTGNDAFPWTTVLQILGLLVLFSGFFSALLLSLTSFAKSFKEAQAYLIPVMLLALAPAMLSLMPGVKLSGPLAIAPLISIVLLARDLLAGTFQPVGALAAVISTVAYAAAALAIAARLFGNDAVMRTSEQSIGSFFKRPQKITAVPSVQSAALMLALLVPIYFVGSNGLMRFLQAARDEITMSTQFVLNALTLALTFGLVPLAAAYLGRNRLRTTFRLSMPSVISLIGAFLVGLGAWAIAHESYVLAQSLGIGGLSEQRIKDALGQLEAWKQVSPWLLLFTFAFAPAVIEELCFRGFLFSSLSTALSPPRVILLTAVLFGLFHVLTGNALLIERFIPTTLLGAILGWVAYRTGSVIPGMLMHFVHNGLLELVGRYHERIDFFGSDLNDQAHLPTAWLLGTAAIAMLGACLIVWSTRNRFAEQAG, encoded by the coding sequence ATGAGCGGAAACACCACCCAAAGTCGAATTCTTCGGCTCTGCCAAAAAGAGCTTCGCGAGACGATTCGTGACCGACGTACCGTCGCAACGCTGCTGCTGATGCCACTGCTGCTGTATCCGCTATTAAGCATGGCACTGAACCGATTTTTGCTGACATCGGATGTCGGTGCGGCAAATGTCTTTCTTGTTGGTTTGGCGTCGGAGCAGGAAGGTGAGCTGTTAACCGCTTACTTGAATGATCCCAACAGCCAGCCACCCGATTCGATCCTGCAATCGAGTTCTGGCGATTTAGCTAACTTTGACATGCGGTTGATTGAGAATCAGGATCCCGTCGACGCCTTGAAAGAGAACGTGGTGGACGTTGCGGTCAGCATCAAGCTTGGCGATACGCCCGAATTCACGATCACGGCTTATCAGGGTGATGGGGCGAGTGAAACGGCCCGTCGGATCCTTGTCGAACGGTTGCAATGGGTGCGCTCGAATATCGCGCAGCGATTCGCCACCGAACACTCAGACAACTACCGCCCCCCCGCCGAAGTTTTCGTTCGCACGGTGGGTGATTCGGAACGCATGCCGCTGCTGGCGACGATCGTGCCGTTGGTGTTGGTGCTGATGACGATTACCGGAGCGGTTTATCCCGCAATTGACCTGACCGCCGGCGAACGCGAACGGGGGACGATGGAATCCTTGATGGCGTCTCCGGTACCGAGATTTTACGTTCTGTTTGCCAAGTATGTCGCGGTGGTGATCGTGGCGCTGCTGACCGCGATGATTAATTTGCTGGCCATGTTCACGACGCTGTGGGCTTCTGGCATGCTTCGTTTTCTGACCGGCAACGATGCCTTTCCCTGGACGACGGTGCTACAGATTCTGGGGCTGTTGGTTTTGTTCAGCGGATTCTTTTCGGCGTTGCTGCTGTCCTTAACCAGTTTTGCAAAATCCTTCAAAGAGGCCCAGGCGTACTTGATTCCGGTGATGTTGCTGGCCCTTGCACCGGCGATGTTGTCGTTGATGCCAGGTGTCAAGTTATCGGGTCCGTTGGCGATTGCTCCGTTGATCAGCATTGTGCTGCTTGCGCGAGATCTGTTAGCCGGCACGTTTCAACCGGTCGGCGCCTTGGCGGCGGTGATCAGCACCGTTGCTTACGCAGCTGCGGCCTTAGCGATCGCGGCTCGGCTGTTTGGAAACGATGCCGTGATGCGGACAAGCGAGCAATCGATTGGTTCCTTTTTCAAACGCCCACAGAAAATAACCGCGGTACCGAGCGTCCAATCGGCGGCGCTAATGTTAGCCCTGCTCGTGCCAATCTATTTTGTCGGATCCAACGGTCTGATGCGTTTCTTGCAAGCGGCTCGTGACGAAATCACGATGTCGACTCAGTTTGTGCTCAACGCGCTAACGCTCGCTTTGACGTTCGGACTGGTTCCATTGGCTGCCGCCTACCTTGGCCGAAACCGCTTGCGAACCACATTTCGCTTGAGCATGCCTAGCGTGATCAGTTTGATCGGTGCGTTCCTCGTTGGCCTTGGAGCCTGGGCGATCGCTCACGAATCCTATGTGCTTGCCCAATCGCTTGGGATTGGGGGGCTGAGCGAACAGCGGATCAAGGATGCACTCGGGCAGCTGGAAGCCTGGAAACAGGTGTCGCCATGGTTGCTGCTCTTTACGTTCGCGTTCGCCCCGGCGGTGATCGAGGAACTCTGCTTTCGCGGCTTCTTGTTTTCGTCGCTTTCTACCGCGTTATCTCCGCCACGCGTGATTCTGTTGACGGCCGTTTTGTTCGGATTGTTTCATGTGTTGACCGGCAATGCCTTGTTGATTGAACGGTTCATTCCCACGACGTTGCTGGGAGCCATTCTTGGCTGGGTCGCCTATCGAACCGGCAGCGTGATACCGGGGATGTTGATGCATTTTGTTCACAATGGCCTGCTGGAACTGGTCGGTCGCTACCATGAGCGAATTGATTTCTTTGGTAGCGACCTGAATGACCAAGCCCATTTGCCCACGGCGTGGCTGCTTGGGACCGCAGCCATTGCCATGCTCGGTGCGTGCTTGATTGTATGGAGCACGCGGAACCGTTTCGCTGAGCAAGCCGGTTAG
- the xylB gene encoding xylulokinase, whose product MSHYLGIDIGTSGTKTLLIKADGTVVAEANAEYPMHQPRPGWTEQDPEDWWQATIKTVGNVMRSSGLKPADVKAIGLSGQMHGSVFVDKAGKVIRPALLWNDQRTTAECDEITQAAGGRKALIKMVANPALTGFQAPKILWLRNKEKRNFDKLAKVLLPKDDIRRRMTGNYVSEVSDASGTLLLNVVKRTWSKKLMGKLKLDMDLLPEVVESDQVTGTLTSEAAKLLGLTTDCKVVGGAGDCAAGAVGNGVVKKGVLSTSIGTSGVMFVHSDQPQYDAAGRLHTFCHAVNGKWHMMGVNLTSGGSLQWWVDSVLQGLAGIDKAKRYEAATAEAEAVAAGSNGLLFLPYLNGERTPHADPNARGSFVGMNLTHTRGHMTRSVMEGITLALRDSLDIIESLEVPVKQIRASGGGSKNPFWRQMQADVFGKKITRLEVEQGAAFGVALLAAVGDGAYKSIESACTATIKVAEETKPDRKAVANYNQLFPIYRDLYQQLKGSMSALADYQSSSH is encoded by the coding sequence ATGAGCCATTATCTTGGAATTGACATTGGAACGAGCGGTACAAAAACGCTGCTCATCAAGGCGGACGGGACGGTCGTCGCCGAAGCCAACGCCGAATACCCAATGCATCAACCGCGGCCAGGATGGACCGAACAGGACCCCGAAGATTGGTGGCAAGCAACCATCAAAACCGTGGGTAACGTGATGCGCAGCAGCGGGCTGAAACCGGCCGACGTGAAGGCGATCGGACTCAGCGGCCAAATGCACGGTTCGGTCTTTGTCGACAAAGCCGGTAAGGTGATTCGCCCTGCGCTGCTCTGGAACGATCAACGGACAACGGCCGAATGCGACGAGATCACCCAAGCAGCAGGGGGACGAAAAGCACTGATCAAAATGGTGGCCAACCCAGCGCTGACCGGGTTTCAGGCTCCCAAAATCCTCTGGCTTCGCAATAAGGAAAAGAGGAACTTCGACAAACTTGCCAAAGTACTGCTGCCCAAGGACGACATCCGGCGGCGGATGACCGGCAACTACGTCAGCGAAGTCAGCGACGCCAGCGGGACGCTGCTGCTAAATGTCGTGAAACGGACCTGGTCGAAAAAATTGATGGGTAAGTTGAAACTCGACATGGATTTGCTTCCCGAAGTGGTCGAAAGCGATCAAGTCACCGGAACGCTGACGTCCGAAGCCGCGAAGCTGCTCGGATTGACCACCGATTGCAAAGTGGTCGGCGGTGCGGGCGACTGTGCTGCCGGCGCGGTCGGCAATGGCGTCGTGAAAAAGGGTGTCCTGAGCACGTCGATCGGAACCAGCGGCGTGATGTTCGTTCATAGTGACCAGCCGCAGTACGATGCCGCCGGGCGTTTGCACACGTTTTGTCATGCCGTCAACGGCAAATGGCACATGATGGGAGTGAATTTGACCAGCGGAGGGTCGCTACAGTGGTGGGTCGATTCCGTGCTGCAAGGTCTTGCCGGAATCGATAAGGCCAAACGCTACGAAGCGGCGACAGCGGAAGCCGAAGCGGTTGCCGCCGGGAGTAATGGCTTGTTGTTCCTGCCCTACTTGAACGGAGAACGCACACCCCACGCCGACCCCAACGCCCGTGGCAGCTTTGTCGGTATGAACCTGACTCACACACGTGGTCATATGACTCGCAGCGTGATGGAAGGGATCACGTTGGCCTTGCGCGACAGCTTGGACATCATCGAATCACTCGAGGTCCCCGTCAAACAGATCCGAGCATCGGGTGGTGGCAGCAAGAATCCCTTTTGGCGACAGATGCAAGCGGATGTTTTCGGAAAGAAGATCACCCGCTTGGAAGTCGAACAAGGGGCGGCGTTTGGCGTTGCACTGCTCGCAGCCGTCGGCGACGGAGCGTACAAATCGATCGAGTCGGCTTGCACCGCGACGATCAAGGTCGCCGAAGAAACCAAGCCGGATCGCAAGGCGGTTGCCAATTACAACCAGCTGTTCCCGATCTACCGAGATCTTTACCAACAGCTGAAAGGTTCGATGAGCGCATTGGCCGATTACCAAAGCTCGTCGCACTAA